A window of Gemmatimonadaceae bacterium contains these coding sequences:
- a CDS encoding protein kinase, whose product MADQLRDQLQSTLGNSYQIERELGGGGMSRVFVATETAFGRRVVIKLLPPELTEGMSVERFKREIALAARLQHPHIVPVHAAGETGGLPYFTMPFVDGDSLRARLLKGGPLGVTEAIGVMRDVAKALAYAHDQGVVHRDIKPDNVLLTGGSAVVTDFGVAKALSASKTSAPGGTLTQVGTSLGTPAYMAPEQAAADPDSDHRADIYAFGVMAYEMLAGHPPFHGRTPQQLFAALMFERPEPIESSRPDLPPLLAQVVMKCLEKEPDQRPQSATDLVRVLDTVTSGGGHPAMPAILLGGRRRLTTMLGLYAAAFVAVAILTRAAIITIGLPDWVFPGALIVMALGLPVILFTAFVHHGTYRAMTQSALTPGGSTAAHSTMTKLAVKASPWVTWRRTTLGGAFALAGFAVLVAGFMVMRAMGIGPIGSLLAAGKLSERDKLLVTDFRGGGADSSLSAIVTEAIRTDLGQSSVVSVVSPSSIADALGRMRRDRNSRVDLALAREIAAREGIKGIVDGSVTPLAGGYVVTVRLLEAATGDDLASFRETIDGPKDLLPTLDKLSGQLRGKIGESLKTVRANPPLEQVTTSSLEALRKYAAGMRAFDVEADLPRAVELFREAVAIDTTFAAAYRKLGAALGNMGMPRASVDSAYRRAYDYRDRLTDVERYLTIGSYFTSGKQRDRKRSADAYEAVLEIDSLNYVAINNLGNVLVTRREFARAEALYWRAIVAGTARATIYTNLLDAQLMQRKFAAAESTLALGRSRFPANAGFRFQDINMLMARKQLDSLEKRAAELRASDPSPGFRAGATWYLRGVALMRGRINEASRLTDEANAMDAARGAPARPHERAMDSAWMDIWHREQPARGAQTIDVVLARVPFRTLPLVDREYLNVAASYALAGRPDRARALIAERNAEVRDTALLRQQISNSHFVLGEIALAEKRPLDALAEFRLGDRLPDGPVNACIRCFLADIARAHDAAGARDSAIATMERYLALPSTEFWPDQNYLAYFHRRLGELYEARGDPGKAILNYERFVSLWKNADPELQPKVAQARQRLSVLRKSGR is encoded by the coding sequence ATGGCCGACCAGCTCCGCGACCAGCTCCAGTCAACCCTTGGTAATTCCTACCAGATCGAGCGCGAGCTCGGCGGCGGCGGCATGTCGCGCGTTTTCGTCGCCACTGAAACCGCGTTTGGAAGACGGGTGGTGATCAAACTGCTTCCGCCCGAGCTCACCGAGGGAATGAGCGTCGAGCGATTCAAGCGTGAGATTGCGCTCGCGGCCCGCCTCCAGCACCCGCACATCGTCCCCGTTCATGCCGCGGGCGAGACCGGCGGTCTTCCTTATTTCACGATGCCTTTCGTGGACGGCGACTCGCTGCGTGCGCGACTGCTGAAGGGAGGGCCGCTCGGCGTAACGGAGGCGATCGGCGTCATGCGCGACGTTGCGAAGGCCCTCGCCTACGCGCACGATCAAGGCGTCGTGCATCGCGACATCAAGCCGGACAACGTGCTGCTCACCGGCGGGTCGGCGGTGGTCACTGATTTCGGTGTCGCCAAAGCGCTCTCCGCGTCGAAGACGTCCGCACCCGGTGGCACGCTGACTCAGGTCGGCACGTCGCTCGGAACTCCCGCTTACATGGCCCCGGAGCAGGCGGCGGCGGATCCGGATTCCGACCACCGCGCCGACATCTACGCCTTCGGTGTGATGGCGTACGAGATGCTCGCCGGCCATCCGCCGTTTCATGGCCGCACGCCGCAACAACTGTTCGCCGCGCTGATGTTCGAGCGCCCCGAGCCAATCGAGTCTTCGAGGCCCGATCTCCCGCCGCTGCTTGCGCAGGTGGTGATGAAATGCCTGGAGAAGGAGCCTGATCAGCGCCCGCAGTCTGCGACGGACCTGGTGAGAGTTCTCGACACCGTGACCAGCGGAGGCGGCCACCCCGCCATGCCGGCGATCCTTCTCGGAGGCCGGCGCCGCCTCACCACCATGCTCGGTCTGTACGCGGCAGCGTTCGTCGCGGTTGCGATACTCACCAGGGCGGCGATCATCACCATCGGCCTGCCCGACTGGGTCTTTCCCGGTGCGCTGATAGTCATGGCTCTCGGGCTGCCGGTGATTCTCTTCACTGCGTTCGTCCATCACGGCACCTATCGCGCGATGACACAGTCGGCATTGACCCCCGGCGGGTCGACGGCCGCGCATTCGACGATGACGAAGCTCGCGGTGAAGGCGAGTCCCTGGGTGACCTGGCGCAGAACCACTCTTGGCGGCGCCTTCGCTTTGGCGGGCTTTGCCGTACTCGTCGCCGGTTTCATGGTGATGCGTGCGATGGGAATAGGTCCCATCGGCTCGCTCCTCGCGGCGGGCAAGCTTTCGGAGCGGGACAAGTTGCTCGTCACGGACTTCCGAGGTGGCGGCGCCGATTCTTCGCTCAGCGCCATCGTTACGGAAGCCATCCGGACCGACCTTGGACAGTCGTCGGTGGTGTCCGTCGTATCGCCGAGCAGCATTGCCGATGCGCTCGGGCGGATGCGCCGCGATCGCAATTCACGAGTCGACCTCGCGCTCGCGCGTGAAATTGCTGCTCGCGAGGGCATCAAGGGAATTGTGGACGGCAGCGTGACCCCGCTCGCCGGCGGTTACGTCGTCACCGTGCGGTTGCTGGAGGCCGCCACCGGCGATGACCTCGCGTCTTTCCGGGAAACCATCGACGGTCCGAAGGATCTCCTCCCTACACTCGACAAGCTTTCGGGCCAGCTGCGCGGGAAGATCGGCGAGTCGCTCAAGACAGTGCGCGCAAACCCGCCGCTAGAACAGGTGACGACTTCCTCCCTGGAGGCGCTCCGCAAATACGCCGCGGGCATGCGCGCGTTCGACGTCGAAGCCGACCTGCCCAGAGCGGTCGAGCTGTTTCGTGAAGCGGTCGCCATCGATACCACCTTTGCCGCCGCCTACCGGAAGCTCGGCGCTGCCCTCGGCAATATGGGAATGCCGAGGGCAAGCGTCGATTCGGCCTATCGCCGCGCGTACGATTACCGCGACCGGCTCACCGACGTCGAGCGCTACCTGACCATTGGAAGCTATTTCACGTCCGGCAAACAACGCGACCGCAAGCGCAGTGCGGATGCATACGAAGCGGTGCTCGAGATCGATTCGCTTAACTACGTCGCCATCAACAATCTCGGAAATGTTCTCGTTACCAGGCGGGAATTCGCCCGAGCTGAGGCGCTGTACTGGCGGGCGATCGTGGCAGGCACCGCCCGTGCGACCATCTATACAAATCTGCTCGACGCTCAGCTGATGCAGAGGAAGTTCGCCGCGGCAGAATCCACGCTCGCGCTGGGGCGCAGTCGCTTTCCGGCGAATGCCGGCTTCAGGTTCCAGGACATCAACATGCTCATGGCGCGGAAGCAGCTCGATTCTCTGGAGAAGCGCGCCGCTGAGCTGCGGGCGAGCGACCCCTCGCCCGGATTCCGGGCTGGAGCCACCTGGTATCTGCGCGGCGTTGCGCTCATGCGCGGCCGGATCAATGAAGCATCGCGATTGACGGACGAAGCCAACGCCATGGACGCGGCACGCGGCGCCCCCGCCAGGCCTCACGAACGGGCGATGGATAGCGCCTGGATGGACATCTGGCACCGGGAGCAGCCGGCACGGGGGGCGCAGACAATCGATGTCGTTCTTGCCAGAGTGCCTTTCCGCACTTTGCCTCTCGTGGATCGCGAATACCTCAATGTGGCCGCTTCGTATGCGCTGGCGGGTCGTCCGGACCGGGCCCGCGCCCTGATCGCCGAGCGGAACGCTGAGGTCAGGGATACGGCTCTCCTGCGCCAGCAGATATCAAATAGCCACTTCGTGTTGGGCGAGATTGCGCTTGCCGAGAAGCGGCCGCTGGACGCTTTGGCGGAGTTCAGGCTGGGCGACCGCCTCCCGGATGGTCCCGTGAACGCGTGCATTCGCTGCTTTCTGGCAGACATTGCACGAGCGCATGACGCGGCCGGCGCGCGCGATTCGGCGATAGCGACGATGGAGCGCTATCTGGCGCTTCCATCCACTGAGTTCTGGCCTGACCAGAACTACCTGGCCTATTTCCATCGCCGACTCGGCGAGCTTTACGAAGCTAGAGGCGATCCGGGCAAGGCGATTCTGAACTACGAGAGGTTTGTCAGTCTTTGGAAGAACGCGGATCCTGAGCTTCAGCCGAAGGTAGCGCAGGCGCGCCAGCGTCTGTCCGTCTTGAGAAAAAGCGGGCGCTGA
- a CDS encoding M90 family metallopeptidase, producing MPGFFVRRRRARLRARPFPAEWRAIIARNVSSFSRLPPADRKELEGHIQVFLREKHWEGCGGLELTDEIRVTISAQACMLLLRRNADYYPRVTSILVYPSSYVATEERPVGGGMWSDADEVRYGHTQQQLRAVVLAWDAALHGSRLYGTGNNVVLHEFAHQLDFEDNLTDGTPLLPSHQQYVSWARVLGEEYERLRRLDDAGEPSFLDSYGATNPAEFFAVATEFFFEKPAEFQLRHPLLYAELEKFYRQDPAREWEGAARGGEPPLAS from the coding sequence ATGCCCGGTTTCTTCGTCCGCCGCCGACGCGCCCGACTTCGCGCCCGGCCGTTCCCCGCCGAGTGGCGCGCGATAATCGCGCGAAACGTATCGTCGTTTTCGCGATTGCCCCCCGCCGATCGGAAGGAGCTCGAGGGGCACATCCAGGTATTTCTCCGCGAGAAGCACTGGGAGGGATGCGGCGGGCTCGAGCTCACTGACGAGATCCGCGTCACAATCTCGGCGCAGGCGTGCATGCTCCTGCTGCGCCGCAATGCCGACTACTACCCGCGCGTGACGAGCATTCTCGTCTACCCGAGCAGCTACGTCGCGACGGAGGAGCGGCCGGTTGGCGGCGGGATGTGGTCGGATGCAGATGAGGTGCGTTACGGACATACTCAGCAGCAGCTGCGCGCTGTGGTTCTCGCCTGGGACGCGGCTCTTCACGGCTCGCGGCTGTACGGAACCGGAAACAACGTCGTGCTGCACGAGTTCGCGCATCAGCTCGATTTCGAGGACAACCTCACCGACGGAACGCCGCTCCTTCCCAGTCACCAGCAGTACGTGTCGTGGGCCCGCGTGCTCGGCGAGGAATACGAGCGGCTCAGGCGGCTCGACGATGCCGGCGAGCCGTCATTTCTCGATTCGTACGGGGCGACCAATCCCGCCGAATTCTTTGCTGTTGCTACGGAGTTCTTCTTCGAGAAGCCGGCCGAGTTCCAGCTGCGTCACCCGCTGCTCTACGCGGAGCTCGAGAAGTTCTATCGCCAGGATCCCGCCCGGGAATGGGAAGGGGCAGCGCGAGGGGGAGAGCCGCCACTGGCGAGCTGA
- a CDS encoding D-aminoacylase, whose amino-acid sequence MRILRFGSVLALVALATTAANAQTQYDVVIRGGMIYDGSGGRPIVGDVALRGDSIVAIRASIAGRGTKEINARGLAVAPGFINMLSWANESLIQDGRSQSDIRQGVTLEVMGEGESMGPLSDSMKKVIVSQQGDIRYPVNWTTLGGYLDTLVAKGVSTNVASFVGATSIREHVIGWDNRPPTPAELARMQALVRQAMEEGALGVGSSLIYAPAFYAKTDELVALVKAAAPYGGMYISHMRSEGNRLLEAVDELITIAREGGVRAEIYHLKAAGQSNWPKMDRVLAKVDSARAAGLAITADIYPYPAGATGLDAAMPPWVQEGGYAAWAKRLQDPAIRARVKQEMTTPTDKWESLYLASGSPDRIILVAFKADSLKRYTGKTLTEVAKMRGTSPEETAMDLVIRDGSRVGTIYFLMSEENIKKELARPWVSVGSDEGSYAPEGVFLESNPHPRAYGSFARVLGKYSRDEKVIPLAEAIRKMTLLPATNLRIRRRGKLAPGYYGDVVVFDAAKIIDHATFEKPHQYSTGVVHVFVNGVQVLMNGEHTGAKPGRVVRGPGFKGKS is encoded by the coding sequence ATGAGAATACTTCGCTTCGGGAGCGTGCTGGCGCTCGTCGCTCTCGCGACTACCGCCGCCAATGCGCAAACTCAGTATGACGTCGTCATCCGCGGCGGCATGATCTACGACGGATCGGGCGGTAGGCCAATCGTCGGCGACGTCGCTCTCCGCGGGGATTCGATCGTCGCAATTCGCGCATCGATCGCCGGGCGAGGAACGAAGGAGATCAACGCGCGCGGGCTCGCGGTCGCGCCCGGATTCATCAATATGCTCAGCTGGGCGAACGAATCGCTGATACAGGACGGGCGGAGTCAGAGCGATATCCGGCAAGGCGTCACTCTCGAGGTGATGGGTGAAGGCGAATCGATGGGTCCCCTGAGCGATTCCATGAAAAAGGTGATCGTCTCCCAGCAGGGCGACATCAGGTATCCGGTGAACTGGACCACACTCGGCGGCTACCTCGACACGCTCGTCGCCAAAGGGGTCAGCACGAACGTCGCGTCGTTCGTCGGGGCTACTTCCATAAGAGAGCACGTCATCGGCTGGGACAATCGCCCGCCCACGCCGGCCGAGCTCGCGCGGATGCAGGCGCTCGTGCGCCAGGCGATGGAGGAAGGTGCGCTCGGCGTTGGATCGTCGCTCATCTATGCGCCGGCGTTCTACGCGAAGACCGACGAGCTCGTTGCACTCGTGAAAGCCGCCGCGCCGTACGGCGGGATGTACATCTCCCACATGCGGAGCGAAGGGAACCGTCTGCTCGAGGCGGTGGACGAGCTGATCACTATCGCGCGCGAAGGCGGCGTGCGCGCGGAGATCTACCATCTTAAGGCTGCTGGACAATCGAACTGGCCGAAGATGGACCGCGTACTCGCGAAGGTCGACTCAGCACGCGCGGCAGGCCTCGCGATAACCGCGGACATCTATCCATATCCCGCGGGAGCTACCGGGCTCGACGCTGCAATGCCGCCGTGGGTGCAGGAAGGCGGATACGCCGCGTGGGCGAAGCGGCTGCAGGATCCGGCAATTCGCGCGCGCGTGAAGCAGGAGATGACAACGCCCACAGATAAATGGGAGAGTCTCTATCTCGCGTCCGGCTCGCCGGACCGGATAATTCTCGTCGCGTTCAAGGCCGACTCGCTGAAGAGGTACACGGGGAAAACATTGACCGAGGTGGCGAAGATGCGCGGGACTTCGCCCGAGGAGACGGCGATGGATCTCGTCATCCGCGACGGCAGTCGCGTGGGGACGATCTACTTCCTGATGTCGGAGGAGAACATAAAGAAGGAGCTGGCCAGGCCGTGGGTCAGCGTCGGATCGGACGAAGGATCGTACGCGCCGGAGGGCGTGTTCCTCGAATCGAATCCGCATCCTCGCGCATACGGCTCATTCGCCCGCGTGCTGGGAAAGTACTCGCGCGATGAAAAAGTGATTCCGCTGGCGGAGGCGATCAGGAAGATGACGCTTCTTCCGGCGACTAATCTGCGAATCAGGCGGCGGGGAAAATTAGCGCCGGGCTACTACGGGGATGTCGTGGTGTTCGACGCAGCGAAGATCATCGATCATGCTACGTTCGAGAAGCCGCACCAGTATTCGACCGGGGTTGTGCACGTCTTCGTGAATGGAGTGCAGGTGCTGATGAACGGGGAGCACACCGGAGCAAAACCGGGCCGCGTCGTGCGCGGTCCCGGGTTCAAAGGTAAGAGCTAG
- a CDS encoding GNAT family N-acetyltransferase has translation MADSPHLPRVTVKLLGPVITRPLEAADREAVARILESVGNFSAREQTVALELIDAWLSMGEASDYLCWVLEDATRVQGYICIGPTPLTDGTFDLYWIAVDPSAQGRGHGQALTRLAEDEAKARGGRLLLIETASQETYAPTVRFYERAGYHLISTIPDFYKPGDDKLTFAKRLDRDS, from the coding sequence TTGGCCGACTCCCCGCATCTTCCCCGCGTGACGGTAAAGCTGCTCGGCCCAGTAATCACGCGACCGCTCGAAGCAGCCGACCGGGAAGCAGTCGCTCGTATTCTCGAAAGCGTTGGCAATTTTTCCGCGCGGGAGCAGACGGTCGCGCTCGAGCTCATCGATGCGTGGCTCAGCATGGGCGAAGCTAGCGACTATCTGTGCTGGGTCCTCGAAGATGCTACTCGCGTTCAAGGCTACATCTGCATCGGGCCTACTCCGCTCACCGACGGAACGTTCGATCTTTACTGGATTGCAGTCGATCCGTCAGCACAGGGACGAGGCCACGGTCAGGCTCTGACACGACTCGCCGAGGACGAGGCAAAGGCGAGAGGAGGACGGCTGCTTCTCATAGAGACCGCGTCGCAGGAGACCTACGCGCCGACGGTCCGGTTCTACGAGCGCGCGGGCTACCACCTGATCTCAACGATTCCCGATTTCTATAAACCGGGCGACGACAAGCTCACATTCGCAAAGCGACTCGATCGAGATAGTTGA
- a CDS encoding Crp/Fnr family transcriptional regulator: MARRTRSMIRIAEDGVDAPASALLNLLLARLPESELALVLERSEQFSATLRQEFFELREPIDKVYFPLTGMASLVTVLRDGTSLEGMTVGREGFVGLPLFHGVKTHRSMGMCQIEGDFLEMSADDFVEMIAKTPKLEAQLHIYSQFSSEVLTQSAACNGTHLVEQRCARWLLTTADAVGRTTFNLTQEFLSQMLAVRRPGVTVAVGALERQGLIAHRYGAVTIVDFAGLKNASCECYGTIKENARELFA; this comes from the coding sequence ATGGCTCGCCGCACGCGATCGATGATTCGGATCGCTGAAGACGGGGTGGACGCACCCGCCTCTGCCCTGTTGAATCTCCTCCTCGCAAGACTTCCGGAAAGCGAGCTCGCTCTTGTCCTCGAGCGAAGCGAGCAATTCTCGGCTACGCTGAGACAGGAATTCTTTGAGCTCAGAGAACCCATCGACAAGGTCTATTTCCCGCTGACAGGAATGGCGTCGCTCGTCACTGTGCTCAGGGACGGTACGTCACTGGAGGGCATGACGGTCGGCCGGGAGGGTTTTGTCGGTCTGCCGCTTTTCCACGGAGTCAAGACGCATCGCTCAATGGGCATGTGCCAGATCGAAGGTGATTTCCTGGAAATGTCCGCGGACGATTTTGTCGAGATGATCGCAAAGACGCCTAAGCTCGAGGCGCAGCTGCACATCTACTCGCAGTTTTCAAGCGAGGTGCTGACCCAATCGGCGGCATGCAACGGCACACACCTGGTTGAGCAGCGCTGCGCCCGCTGGCTTCTCACCACAGCCGACGCCGTCGGGAGAACGACATTCAATCTCACGCAGGAATTTCTCTCGCAGATGCTGGCAGTGAGACGGCCCGGGGTGACTGTTGCGGTCGGTGCGCTCGAGCGGCAGGGCCTCATTGCGCACCGCTACGGAGCAGTGACGATTGTCGATTTCGCGGGATTGAAAAACGCATCGTGCGAATGCTACGGCACTATCAAAGAGAACGCGCGGGAGCTGTTCGCCTAG
- a CDS encoding DUF2911 domain-containing protein, with translation MQQIPTATLVSLLIAGALSVTGCANPGVSPGSSQPASDSAAYVALLGQDTAYFQWVVRRGNDVTMDVVERIPRVRLLRTTLSQNPDGSLVSFERRAYLPSPSGLTAAERVIVRLVGDSTVIETTGSGAATRHAPLGRGHIVVPAFLQASYPVLAPYAPKRVGDSIVTRLFSLDFGDRSLTIKRVSADTVALRSDILGTIRVHVDDQGRAAGFSGIGSSINTVGKRVAWLPVDSVLQAFAARERSSGVVGTASPRDTARANISGATLVVDYGRPAKRGRKVFGGIVPWNRVWRTGANRATHFTTDRTLRFGDALLPPGHYTLWTIPAESGWTLVVNNQTGQWGTDHDPRFDRFRVPMQMKTLAEPVERFTIGVEPGGAAGAGVIRMRWDTVEASVPFTVVR, from the coding sequence GTGCAGCAAATCCCCACCGCAACATTAGTAAGTCTTCTCATTGCCGGCGCGCTGAGCGTCACCGGCTGCGCAAACCCCGGCGTGAGTCCGGGATCGTCGCAACCGGCGAGCGACAGCGCGGCGTATGTCGCTCTGCTGGGCCAGGACACAGCCTATTTCCAATGGGTCGTGCGCCGCGGCAATGACGTCACCATGGATGTGGTCGAGCGAATACCGCGCGTTCGTCTTCTGCGCACGACGCTGAGTCAAAATCCTGACGGATCGCTCGTTTCATTCGAGAGGCGGGCGTACCTACCGTCACCGTCGGGCCTCACGGCCGCCGAGCGCGTGATCGTTCGACTTGTTGGCGACTCGACGGTCATCGAGACGACAGGGTCGGGAGCCGCCACCCGGCATGCTCCACTGGGGCGTGGGCACATCGTCGTCCCTGCATTTCTTCAGGCCAGCTATCCGGTGCTCGCGCCGTACGCGCCAAAGCGTGTCGGCGACAGCATCGTCACACGGTTGTTCTCGCTGGACTTTGGAGATCGGTCGCTCACGATCAAACGCGTTTCCGCTGACACAGTCGCGCTTCGCAGTGATATCCTCGGAACGATTCGCGTGCACGTGGACGATCAAGGGCGCGCTGCCGGATTCAGCGGTATCGGCTCGTCGATAAATACCGTGGGAAAGCGAGTGGCGTGGCTCCCGGTTGATTCGGTGCTTCAGGCGTTCGCCGCGCGCGAACGTTCGAGTGGAGTGGTGGGAACAGCGTCTCCGCGCGACACCGCGCGCGCGAACATTTCCGGCGCGACGCTGGTGGTTGACTACGGCCGCCCTGCAAAGCGCGGCCGGAAGGTGTTCGGCGGCATCGTTCCATGGAATCGTGTGTGGCGAACCGGGGCAAATCGGGCGACCCATTTCACGACCGATCGCACTCTCAGGTTCGGAGACGCGCTGCTCCCGCCGGGCCACTACACGTTGTGGACTATTCCGGCGGAGTCGGGCTGGACGCTGGTCGTCAACAACCAGACGGGGCAGTGGGGGACGGATCACGATCCGCGCTTCGACCGCTTTCGTGTGCCGATGCAGATGAAGACGCTTGCCGAGCCGGTCGAGCGGTTCACGATTGGCGTCGAACCGGGCGGTGCCGCGGGGGCCGGCGTGATCCGGATGCGATGGGATACAGTCGAGGCTAGCGTGCCGTTTACGGTAGTTCGCTGA
- a CDS encoding peroxiredoxin translates to MSLRIGQTAPDFEADTTEGRIHFHDWLGDSWGVLFSHPKDFTPVCTTELGYMAKLEPDFQKRNVKVIGLSVDPVDRHQGWAKDIEETQGYAPNYPMIGDPDLKISKLYDMLPEDAGDSCEGRTAADNQTVRNVYVIGPDKKINLVLAYPMTTGRNFDEILRVIDSMQLTAKHKVATPVNWKHGEDVIIAGSVSDEDAKKTYPQGWKAPKPYIRIVPQPAG, encoded by the coding sequence ATGTCGCTCCGGATAGGACAAACCGCGCCGGACTTCGAGGCCGACACAACTGAAGGACGAATTCATTTCCACGACTGGCTCGGTGATTCATGGGGAGTTCTTTTCTCCCACCCCAAGGACTTCACGCCCGTCTGCACCACCGAGCTCGGCTACATGGCGAAGCTCGAGCCGGATTTTCAGAAGCGGAATGTGAAGGTCATCGGCCTCAGCGTCGATCCGGTCGACCGGCACCAGGGCTGGGCGAAGGACATCGAGGAGACACAGGGCTACGCGCCGAATTATCCGATGATCGGCGATCCCGACCTGAAGATCTCGAAGCTCTACGACATGCTGCCCGAGGATGCGGGCGACAGCTGCGAGGGCCGCACTGCTGCTGATAATCAGACCGTGCGGAACGTTTACGTCATCGGTCCGGACAAGAAAATCAATCTCGTGCTCGCGTACCCGATGACGACGGGCCGCAACTTCGATGAGATTCTCCGGGTGATCGACTCGATGCAGCTCACCGCTAAGCACAAGGTCGCGACGCCGGTGAACTGGAAGCACGGTGAGGATGTGATCATCGCCGGGTCAGTGTCGGATGAAGATGCGAAGAAGACCTACCCGCAGGGATGGAAAGCGCCCAAGCCCTACATCCGGATCGTTCCCCAGCCGGCTGGTTGA
- a CDS encoding nucleoside hydrolase, with translation MPQLHLDTDLGGDIDDLCALAMVLAWPDVELVGITTVAEHGGKRAGYARYALELAGRADVPVAAGADASLGCYRTWPELPEETNYWPHPIDSFLTPLDDALDLLERSIESGAIVVGIGPFTNLALLERRTPGILERASLVLMGGFVHPPREGYPTVTNEMDYNVQVDVESSRLVLERAFPTLVPLSVTVETFIGRADLAQIGKSGPLGELIAAQAKAFAKDEDTPPHKKTLWPALPADTINFQHDALACAIALDWYKGVQMEELPLRFEMEDGYLREIVDPGGRVTTVVTRVDGDAFSNHWVEVISNLLGGLK, from the coding sequence TTGCCACAACTGCATCTAGATACTGATCTCGGCGGTGACATAGACGACCTCTGCGCGCTGGCGATGGTCCTCGCGTGGCCGGACGTCGAGCTCGTCGGGATCACGACCGTCGCCGAGCACGGAGGCAAGCGCGCTGGCTACGCCCGGTACGCCCTGGAGCTGGCCGGCCGCGCGGACGTGCCCGTCGCCGCAGGTGCCGATGCCTCACTCGGATGCTATCGAACGTGGCCGGAGCTTCCCGAGGAAACCAATTATTGGCCTCACCCCATCGATTCGTTTCTGACGCCGCTCGACGACGCGCTCGATCTTCTCGAGCGAAGCATTGAATCGGGCGCGATTGTCGTCGGCATTGGTCCCTTCACGAATCTCGCGCTTCTCGAGCGCCGGACTCCTGGAATTCTCGAGCGCGCGAGCCTCGTGCTCATGGGTGGCTTCGTTCATCCGCCGAGGGAAGGCTACCCCACAGTGACAAACGAGATGGATTACAACGTCCAGGTCGACGTCGAGTCGTCGCGCCTTGTGCTCGAGCGAGCGTTTCCGACACTCGTTCCTCTCTCGGTAACCGTGGAGACTTTCATTGGGCGAGCCGATCTGGCACAGATTGGAAAATCAGGGCCGCTCGGTGAGCTGATTGCCGCGCAGGCCAAGGCATTTGCTAAAGACGAGGACACGCCGCCACACAAGAAGACGCTGTGGCCCGCGCTGCCGGCGGACACGATCAACTTTCAGCACGATGCGCTGGCCTGTGCGATTGCGCTCGACTGGTACAAAGGCGTGCAGATGGAAGAGCTGCCTCTGAGATTCGAGATGGAGGACGGATATCTTCGTGAGATCGTCGATCCGGGCGGGCGAGTGACAACGGTCGTCACGCGAGTCGACGGAGACGCATTCAGCAATCACTGGGTTGAGGTCATCTCAAACCTCCTTGGAGGGCTGAAATAG
- a CDS encoding M23 family metallopeptidase encodes MSIPQFVRSSQFAVAVLIFSATATTAAAQTRLSVAPAVVRPGSIVRLTLTASAADPITSIRGEMAGEQLHFLSRDSGIWRAIGGIPVDARDSVAAHVIIERSSGSADTSRVWAKLPRPPRPRAGARRSRPRRLSVDSRFTRPLDAETRARIDRENARAREVGRRSHSTPHMWTTSFLRPRSSTVTSRFGTGRSFNGVVSSRHLGVDFRGGVGAPVVAANRGVVALVDRFFLAGNVVYVDHGGGIVTGYFHLSRTDISEGETVERGQQIGLVGATGRVTGPHLHWTARYGALTVNPLDLVAIQSGWYGGR; translated from the coding sequence GTGAGCATTCCGCAGTTCGTCCGCAGCTCGCAGTTCGCCGTTGCAGTTCTGATCTTCAGCGCAACAGCAACCACCGCGGCCGCGCAAACTCGGCTCTCGGTCGCGCCAGCCGTCGTACGGCCGGGCTCGATCGTTCGGCTCACTCTCACTGCGTCCGCGGCTGATCCCATTACATCCATTCGCGGAGAGATGGCCGGCGAGCAGCTGCATTTCCTCAGTCGCGACTCGGGGATCTGGCGCGCAATCGGCGGCATTCCCGTCGACGCGCGTGACAGCGTCGCCGCTCACGTGATCATCGAGCGCAGCTCAGGTAGCGCCGATACGTCGAGAGTATGGGCGAAGCTTCCGCGTCCGCCACGTCCCCGGGCGGGCGCTCGGCGGAGCAGGCCACGTCGTCTCTCCGTCGATTCCCGCTTCACACGGCCGCTCGACGCCGAGACGCGGGCGCGCATCGATCGCGAGAACGCTCGTGCGCGCGAAGTAGGTCGCCGGTCACATTCGACTCCTCACATGTGGACGACCTCATTTCTGCGCCCGCGGTCCTCCACTGTCACGAGCCGCTTCGGCACCGGCCGCTCCTTCAACGGCGTCGTGTCGAGCAGGCACCTTGGCGTCGATTTCCGCGGCGGTGTCGGCGCGCCGGTGGTTGCGGCGAACCGCGGCGTGGTCGCGCTGGTGGACAGATTCTTCCTCGCCGGGAATGTCGTGTACGTCGATCACGGCGGCGGCATCGTGACCGGATACTTTCATCTCAGCCGCACAGACATCTCCGAAGGCGAGACCGTCGAACGGGGGCAACAGATCGGCCTCGTTGGCGCGACCGGACGCGTGACCGGTCCACATCTCCATTGGACAGCTCGGTACGGGGCGCTCACCGTGAATCCACTCGATCTCGTTGCAATCCAGAGCGGATGGTACGGAGGACGATAG